TTTAGGAGATGCATTCGAAAGACCAGTTTTCTGCTCCTTGGTCATGGGAAACTAAGGTGAGTTCGTCATGGACAGTGCATGCTGGGAGGTTAGCAGGCAATTCAATTTCAtgcgaattttgaaaattaaaaccCTTGAGCGTTGTTGCAATTCAGTCATCAACTCAGGGATTTAAAGCATACAAGgcttttgttttgtgtgttAAATGTTTCATCATTCCACTCGTTCATCCTTCAAGTACTCAATTTTGCATGTGAATGCTGCTGGATTTTAATAACAGGGTTCAGTTTTTCCTCTTTCCTGTAAGCCTGCCTAACACCATTTTTATGTTATATAGtgtgttattttattttgttttgctttatttgatgttacatattttaaaattgcCAGAGTCAACAAGACCTATCTCTGCTACAAGAAGGAGAACTTGAAGAACAGTTGAAGCTAGCTTTAGAGTCAGATCTGAAAGAGATCAACACAATGTCCACTGTTGAGTTTAAAAGACAAGTTCTGTACAATGAGCTTGAAACAAGGTCTAAGGGAACAAGCCAAAGTGGTAGCATATCTGGCTCAGAACCATTATCAAGGAAAGAATTCATCTTTGAGGTAACAAAGCACAGTTTCCCTAATAGTGAACAAGGAAGTAAAGCAAGTTTGTCCTCACTGTCATCAGTTCCAAAAGGCAGCAAGGGTAGTCTTGCATCCACTACACCTCCTAAAGGAAGTAAATCAAGCCTGTTATCATCGACTCCTCCAAAAGGTAGCAAATCAAGCCTCTTGTCTACCACTCCACCCAAAGGAAGCAAGTCAAGTCTGGTCTCATCAGATACTCCTCCAAGACAAAGTGCTGCAAAGTTGAATCTCGGCTCTGAAGCACGCACACAGGACAAGAAAACCAGTCTCATGTCAACAATCCTTGTTGATTCTATGCCTGCTCAGGAAGAATCTACTGCAAAACCCCTGGAGAACAAGGGTTCAGTGGACCATACAAATGTAAGTCTTCATGCTCATTATTGTTTTCTGGAAATTTTTCCATTCACACCAGAAAAGCCTTGCCTCTTTTCGGCCATTGTAGGCTGTTGTACCTGTGGATATCCATATTCTTTTGTTGATATTTTGCAGGGATTGACTGAACTATCTGATGATGTTGCATCCAATGCTAATGATCTTATGGCTTTTCTACAAAATTGGTAACTTGTGTATGATCATACTGTGATCTGAAAGTGTAGGTATAATCAGCaatgtaaattattattgttattattattattattattgtctttcgGGTTGTGcataaaaatgattttatgtCACAATAGAATCAGGCTggaattttcaatttgattggACTCTTAAGACAAGTGGGGAGAGTTCACAGATCTGTATTGTCTATCTCATTCCATCTAAGAGCTTAATCAAGAAGAAGCAAGAAGGAAATAATTTATACCAATTAACCCATACAATATTTGAACATTGGCAATAAAAGGAGGAAGAAGACATTGAATTGAATTTgttatcaaaatgctctcttgTTAGTGACTCAGACTGTATGACTGGTATTTTGACAAGTTTTGCAGTT
This genomic window from Acropora muricata isolate sample 2 chromosome 2, ASM3666990v1, whole genome shotgun sequence contains:
- the LOC136902043 gene encoding uncharacterized protein C1orf198 homolog, with the protein product MAAIISEAEMTTAINEAFAQDFGDMEDSRSDEIPMECKVEKLRLSFEPKNKCVNEVKDMNEFVMSYFESLNHMSRRIITEQREVMTECGSNWGQLSPEEQDKLIDDRMLGPKVKKHYYLGDTFSTRKPVWFPVLRLAHGISGSENSFNPRDSIASVTEMHSKDQFSAPWSWETKSQQDLSLLQEGELEEQLKLALESDLKEINTMSTVEFKRQVLYNELETRSKGTSQSGSISGSEPLSRKEFIFEVTKHSFPNSEQGSKASLSSLSSVPKGSKGSLASTTPPKGSKSSLLSSTPPKGSKSSLLSTTPPKGSKSSLVSSDTPPRQSAAKLNLGSEARTQDKKTSLMSTILVDSMPAQEESTAKPLENKGSVDHTNGLTELSDDVASNANDLMAFLQNW